From a region of the Neodiprion fabricii isolate iyNeoFabr1 chromosome 7, iyNeoFabr1.1, whole genome shotgun sequence genome:
- the LOC124187061 gene encoding uncharacterized protein LOC124187061, with amino-acid sequence MDNTIRLWDHQNIPIKVLEINTCANSIAFSSQRGDIVFGAGRHLYRISYCHYLSPKYRARILMNGIPEENEEEMIPENKDYRVYESIVDREFLLHPVSSAPLGSLDISDGDAPRLELMIQGQMCAQLRRRDQDVISIEKGEIKAVKLVTGKSLMNQEAWEKYLDDILGRSNKTSTEVPPYDVWAMVEKYKTVKRYYNKPGIFKMFYGYSIEKFPEYPEAVPDEVQHPHLRLFGFLPNSVIYKLFDIEDVEPPPPVPEPQPLLKYEYPPEFLLNQLHETNSSRLDSNVEMTPSQLINLTNVNDIDSETTVLRVSVPVDQNPFLKAAQSVSQYRYNSKMKRCRTRRAYHDRVDKKKTCVKKTLKRKNKPRGKKLGIPLLWTVREEFSNIDDLARLGIKEIVLQLESIKQTIKNNYGSISTLHDNKIKDTLMVLLARFVNSPSSFSVILNLLNVIPVNNIDIIGFLCTIFIITSRRIIRKSVLKYLKNHGLRDPQKVLAKQLLMVKKVTDTTNLFEVKKFVSRMISDWIYTLERHVVLIAKDIKCSDNFEHVRSAVKKEGNPLAAEKLKKGRNLDAIDFKDNECAKEIDQIYEKWCHTDMHDGCVTWKDLNEEIVFSPIEGINYFCEMNIEFSNIPKDPQQSSQHTCGRHSKCKASQVRSTYTK; translated from the exons TTTCGTATTGTCATT ATCTGTCCCCAAAATACAGAGCTCGAATACTGATGAACGGAATAcctgaagaaaatgaagaagagaTGATACCTGAGAACAAAGACTACAGAGTCTATGAAAGTATCGTAGATCGAGAATTTTTGTTACATCCTGTTAGCAGCGCACCCCTTGGATCATTGGACATCAGTGACGGTGACGCACCTCGCTTGGAATTAATGATCCAGGGACAAATGTGTGCTCAGCTACGACGTAGAGATCAGG atgtAATTAGTATAGAGAAAGGTGAAATAAAGGCGGTGAAATTAGTGACAGGAAAGTCGCTCATGAATCAAGAAGCCTGGGAAAAATATCTCGATGATATATTGGGAAGATCGAATAAAACAAGCACAGAAGTACCGCCATATGATGTTTGGGCTATGGTTGAAAAGTACAAAACTGTGAAAAGATATTACAACAAACCTGGAATATTCAAAATGTTTTATG GTTacagtattgaaaaattcccgGAATATCCAGAAGCTGTACCTGATGAAGTACAGCATCCGCATTTGCGATTGTTTGGCTTCCTTCCAAATTCAGTAATCtacaaattatttgacattgAAGATGTTGAACCGCCTCCGCCAGTACCAGAGCCGCAACCTTTGCTAAAATATGAATATCCTCCGGAGTTTCtg TTGAACCAGCTGCATGAAACAAATTCGTCGCGTTTAGACTCAAACGTTGAAATGACACCGTCACAACTCATAAATCTAACAAATGTTAATGATATTGATTCAGAAACAACAGTACTCAGAGTTTCTGTTC CTGTAGATCAAAATCCGTTTCTAAAAGCAGCACAATCTGTGTCTCAATACAGATATAATTCAAAGATGAAACGTTGTAGAACACGAAGAG CGTATCATGATCgtgttgacaaaaaaaagacGTGCGTGAAAAAGAcattgaaaagaaagaataaaccACGTGGTAAGAAATTAGGGATACCTTTGCTATGG ACAGTACGAGAAGAATTCTCGAATATAGATGATCTTGCTAGATTgggaataaaagaaatagtTTTACAACTGGAAAGCATTAAACagacaattaaaaataattacggtTCCATTTCAACTCTTCATGATAACAAG ATCAAAGATACTTTGATGGTGCTTCTGGCCAGGTTTGTGAACAGCCCATCTTCGTTTTCagtaatattaaatttactGAATGTCATACCAGTAAACAACATTGACATCATCGGGTTTCTCTgtacaattttcataattacATCACGTCGAATAATCAG AAAATCGGTCctaaaatatttgaagaatcATGGATTACGAGATCCCCAAAAAGTACTGGCCAAACAGTTACTCATGGTAAAAAAGGTGACAGATACCACAAACTTGTTTGAGGTGAAGAAATTTGTTTCCCGAATGATCAGTGATTGGATCTACACTTTGGAGCGACATGTTGTTTTAATTGCCAAAGATATCAAATGTAGCGACAACTTCGAGCAT GTGAGAAGTGCTGtaaaaaaagagggaaatcCACTTGcagcagaaaaattaaaaaaaggcAGAAATTTAGATGCAATTGATTTTAAGGATAACGAGTGCGCAAAAGAAATTGatcaaatatatgaaaaatggTGCCACACTGATATGCACGATGGTTGTG TTACCTGGAAAGatttgaatgaagaaatagtTTTCTCACCAATCGAAGGAATTAACTATTTTTGTGAGATGaacatcgaattttcaaacatacCAAAAGATCCCCAACAATCATCCCAGCATACATGCGGAAGACATTCCAAATGCAAAGCCAGTCAG GTCAGATCGACCTATACGAAGTAA
- the LOC124187233 gene encoding MIP18 family protein galla-1 encodes MLSFFRKLSLSDKVKEGILPYGVMATPEDLLKAKNQSNLLLKDENELRETIYDLLRTIKDPEKPQTLEELDVVYEDCVYINKPTTKGVSVIRIEFNPTVPHCSLATLIGLCIRVKLERHLIASFKLDIYIKEGAHATEDEINKQINDKERIAAAMENPNLRDLVEKCIQEEE; translated from the exons ATGTTATCgttttttcgtaaattgtCGTTATCGGACAAAGTTAAGGAAGGCATACTGCCGTACGGAGTTATGGCCACCCCAGAAGATCTTTTGAAAGCTAAAAACCAGAGCAATTTATTAttgaaggatgaaaatgagCTGAGGGAAACTATTTATG ATTTGCTCCGAACAATAAAAGACCCCGAAAAACCCCAAACCCTTGAAGAACTGGATGTTGTGTATGAGGATTGCGTCTACATAAATAAACCGACAACAAAAGGTGTTTCAGTGATTCGAATTGAGTTTAACCCAACAGTACCACACTGTTCCTTAGCTACGCTCATCGGTCTCTGTATCCGTGTTAAATTAGAACGTCACTTAATCGCTTCGTTCAAACTGGATATCTATATCAAGGAAGGGGCTCATGCAACAGAAGATGAAA ttaacaaacaaataaacgaCAAAGAACGAATCGCCGCTGCAATGGAAAACCCTAACTTGAGAGATCTTGTTGAGAAGTGTATTCAAGAGGAAGAATGA